A stretch of DNA from Streptomyces gobiensis:
CGCATCCGTGACTGTATCCGCTGCCATGGGAACCCGCTGATGGGACCGCGCGTTGAAATGACTGGACAGCTGTGAGCGGTCGCGGGGGGCCTGGCAGATGACACAGGACCAAAAGCAGGTTAAAAATGCTTATCCGGAGCTAACGGGCGAGGTGGCTATGGTAGGGACTCCACTGGACACCACCAGAGCCAACAGGGGAGGTGCGGCTTCGACCAGTGACCGAGGGGTGCTCAGGCGCTTCCGCCGGTCTTTCGTCAAGCCAACATCCGTGACCTACACCGCTGACCGCAGCCATGCCACCGACACCGCGTCCTCCGCGGCCCCGTCAGTTCCGACGGCGACCGCGACCTTCTCCACCGATGCGGACAGTAAGGCGTGGACCCCTCCTTCCTGGGAGGAGATCGTCAGCACGCACAGCTCACGGGTGTACCGCCTCGCGTATCGACTGACCGGAAACCAGCACGACGCCGAGGATCTCACTCAGGAGGTCTTCGTCCGGGTCTTCCGTTCGCTGTCCACCTACACCCCCGGCACCTTCGAGGGGTGGCTGCACCGCA
This window harbors:
- the sigE gene encoding RNA polymerase sigma factor SigE; this encodes MVGTPLDTTRANRGGAASTSDRGVLRRFRRSFVKPTSVTYTADRSHATDTASSAAPSVPTATATFSTDADSKAWTPPSWEEIVSTHSSRVYRLAYRLTGNQHDAEDLTQEVFVRVFRSLSTYTPGTFEGWLHRITTNLFLDMVRRKQRIRFDALGDDAAERLPSREPSPQQHFNDTHFDADVQQALDTLAPEFRAAVVLCDIEGLSYEEIAATLGVKLGTVRSRIHRGRSHLRKALQHRSPEHRAEQRALAAVAAGAGAGEGGTE